The sequence below is a genomic window from Hydrogenimonas thermophila.
TGATGAAACTTATGTTTCATCATCAAAACACTTCGCAGTTTTGAAGTGTTTTAAAAATGAAACAAAAAGGTATGTTTTTTTTTAAAATTTCAGCCGTTTAAGTTGTTTCTTATAAAACGGCTTTGTTTGCACAATCTATAGAAATAAAATGGTTTTCCTGTTTTTGTATAAGCAATAGCTGCCCAGACATAGTATTTATTTAATTTAGTGCCAACAAATGTAAAAAGTTCATCCATTACACTATATTCGAAAGACAAAGAATCTCTGATTTTTTGAATACTCTCTTGGTAAAATTCAATCGTTTGCTTCATCTTTTTTTTTCAGATGATGTTGTACTGCTTTAAGTGAAATGCCAAGAATCCGTGCTATCTTTCTTTGTTCTCCTTTCTCTTCATACATTTTATGAATCAATTCTATCTTCTCTTGAGACAGATGATGAAATTTCTCTTGAGTTGTAAAATAGTGTCCGCACTCTTGGCATTTATATCTTTGAACCTTACGATCAACTAACTTCTTAAACCCTGATTTTACTATTCGCTTTGATTGACATTTTTTACACTCTTTTGGTCTCATATCTTTACATAAGCAAATTGTGTACCTTTTTTGTCAGTGCCTGATTTTAACTGAAGAGATAATAAATTATAAATATGATAAAAAGTTAGAGATAATTGTGCCTAAATAACTATATTTTTATCTTATATCTTCAAATACTTCTTAATATCTTCAGAATATGGATTTAGCACTTATTTATAGAAATTATGAGAAAATATACCAATTTTTAAGGGAGCCTTTTTATGATCGACTTTAAACAATTTATTAAATATTCCAAACCTGGTCCAAGATATACCAGTTATCCGACGGCTGTAGAGTTTTCTGAAGATTTTGCATATGATCGTTATA
It includes:
- a CDS encoding IS1/IS1595 family N-terminal zinc-binding domain-containing protein; the protein is MRPKECKKCQSKRIVKSGFKKLVDRKVQRYKCQECGHYFTTQEKFHHLSQEKIELIHKMYEEKGEQRKIARILGISLKAVQHHLKKKDEAND